TGCCACCCGTGGAACCCCGGCGGCTACGACCCCGTTCCACCCACAGATGTCGACCAGCGCGGAGAGCCCCTCTCCGCCAACCAGCCCGGATCGTCAGCCGACGCCGGGCCTGTGCAGCGAGGTGTGTGAGTGACTCTTCTGGCCATCCCCGGGCTCGCGGTGTGGGACGGGATCGTAGACCTGTTCAACACCGTCATGACGCCGCTGTACTGGGCCGTGTCGGCGCTGCTGGTCGGGTGGCACTGGCTGCTCGGCCAGGTGCTCGACCCGAACGGCGGCTGGGCCTGGGCGTTGTCGATCGCCGGCCTGACGATCGTGATCCGGACCATCCTGATCCCGCTGTTCGTGAAGCAGATCCGGTCCAGCCGGAACATGCAGCTGCTGCAGCCGAAGATGAAGGAGCTGCAGAAGAAGTACGGCCATGACCGGGAGAAGCTCGGTCAGGAAATGATGAAGCTGTACAAGGAGACGGGTACCAACCCGTTCTCCTCGTGCCTGCCGCTGCTGCTGCAGTCGCCGATCTTCCTGGCGCTGTTCCGGGTGCTCGACTACGCGGCCAAGGGCCAGTGGCACAGCGAGATCATGAAGCCGTACGTCAACTCGCTGCAGCACGCGAAGATCTTCGGCGCGGAGATCTCGCAGACCTTCCTGAAGGCCAGCGGCGCCGGCTCGGGCAACGTCAAGGTCGTCGCGATCGTGCTGATCATCCTGATGACGGCGACGATGTTCACCACCCAGCTGCAGCTGATGCGGAAGAACATGCCGAAGGAGGCCCTCACCGGCCAGGCGGCGCAGATGCAGAAGATCATGCTCTACGTCTTCCCGATCTTCTTCCTCATCGGTGGCTTCAACTTCCCGATCGGTGTACTCATCTACTGGTTCGTCTCGAACCTGTGGACGATGGGCCAGCAGTTCTACGTGATCCGCCGGAACCCGGCTCCGGGTACGCCGGCGTACGACGCGATGCAGGAGCGCAAGCGGCACCACAACGTCCGCCACGGCAAGCCTGCCGACGAGGGCGTCCCGGGCACGACCGACACCGACACCGCGACCGAGACCGACCGTCGCCCGGCCCAGCGGCAGCAGCCGAAGCGGCAGTCGCGGAGCGACCGGCGTGGCGGTAGCGGGTCGACCGGTACCTCCGGCTCGAACGCGTCGGACAACGGGCAGACCGCCGCGAGCGCTTCGCAGGACGCGCCGCAGGGCCAGGAGACGACGCCCAAGAAAACTCAGGCCGGGGGCGCCAAGCGTCAGCCGGCCGGCAAGAAGGGTTCGGGAGCGAAGCGCCAGCCCGCGGCGAAGTCGGCCGCGCAGAAGAAGGCGGCGCAGAAGCGTTCGGGTGGTTCGCGCTGAGGCGCTGACCGCTGTCCCTGTTCTTGCTTGACGAACCTGGTCCCCGTGGGGCGGATCTCGACATTGTGAAGGAGTGGCCGTGACCGACGGCGTGCAGAACGAGGCGGAGCAGTCCGCCAGTACGAACAGCGGTAACAACGGCGGCGCCGACGACCGCCTCAAGGCGCTCGAGGCGGAGAGCGACATCGCGGCGGACTACCTGGAGGAACTGCTCGACATCGCCGACCTCGACGGTGACATCGACATGGACATCGACGGGGATCGCGCCGCGGTCTCGATCGTCGGTGCCGAGCTGAACAACCTGGTCGGCGAGAACGGCAAGGTGCTGGAGGCGCTCCAGGAGCTGACCCGGCTGGCCGTGTATCGGGAGACCGGTGAGCGGTCCCGGCTGATGCTGGACGTGTCGAACTACCGGGCGAACCGGAAGGCCGAGCTGGAAGAGGTCGGCCGGAAGGCGGTCGACGAGGCGAAGGCGTCCGGTACGCCGGTGCGGCTGGACCCGATGACGCCGTTCGAGCGCAAGGTCGTCCACGATGTGGTGGCCGCCGCCGGGCTGACGTCCGAGTCCGAGGGCGAGGAGCCCCGTCGGCGCGTGGTGGTACAGCCGTGATCGCGGCACGATGAACGAGGACGTTTCACGTGAAACACCGCCGCTCGTGGAGAAGCTGTTTCCACGGGCGGCGGTCCGGCTTTCGGCGTACGCCGAACTGCTCGCCACCGAAGGCACTCTGCGTGGGCTGATCGGTCCGCGAGAGGTGCCGCGGCTCTGGGACCGTCATCTGCTGAACTGCGCGGTCGTCGAACGACTGGTTCCGGAAGACGCGTCGGTCGCCGATGTCGGTACGGGCGCCGGACTGCCTGGGATCGTGCTCGCGATCGTCCGGCCTGATCTCCAGGTGTCGCTGGTCGAGCCGTTGCTCCGGCGGACCACCTTCCTTCAGGAAGCAGTCGACGTACTGGAGCTGGACAACGCGACGGTCGTCCGGGCCCGAGCGGAGGATCTTCCGCCGGCGTCGTACGACGTGGTGACTTCCCGCGCGGTCGCTCCATTGGGCAAACTGGCGCGATGGTGCCTGCCGCTCTGTGTCGAGGGTGGACTGATGCTGGCGATGAAGGGGTCGTCCGCGGAGGAGGAAGTGGACGCCTCGGAACGTGAATTGACCAAGCTCGGAGCAGAGCTTTGGCATATTCATCAACTCGGCGGCGAGGAACTGGCCCAGCCCACGACTGTGGTGAGTATTGTGGCCGGACGTGCTGCAGGGGGATCCCGGCACGGAAGACGCGGGAGGTGAGCGGGTTGGTGAGTCGTGCCCTCGGATGGCCCGAGAAGAGCACCGGTGAGCCGAGGTCGGAACCAGGCATCGGCTGGCCGACCGAACCGGACGCCGCGGTTCGCGTGGTCACCCAGGACGCGACTCCCAACCCGACCCCAGCCCAGAACACCTCAGCTGTCGTTCCGGTCCCGCCGATCGACACTTCGGGGCTTCGTGCTGCCGCCGCTGCCGGCCTGGACGGTCCGGCCGTGGTCGACCCGAGCGCCGTTTCACGTGAAACAGCGGCCGCCGTTTCACGTGAAACACCCTCGATGCGGGATGATGGTTCCGAGTCCGATTCGGCACCTCTGGTGGACGCCGAGCCGGACTTCTCCGAGTCTCCACCGCCTGTGGATGACCACCGCATGAAACTGCCGGTTTACCCGGGAATTCATCCACAGAAGCCTGTGGACGGAGCTGGGGGCAGACCCGCTCCGACCCCTACAGACATCCTCTTCGGGCCAAGTCCCGCACCTATTGGAATGGGCGCTATGACTGCCGCACAGATCGCCGCGCGGGCTACGTCGGACGAGCTTCAGCGACGACTCCTTGAGACTCCGATCGCCGCCGCGACCGAACGGACCCTGCTGGTGAATGAAGGACGCACGATGGGCCGGGAGTTCCCGCTGCCCGACCAGACTCGAGTCTTC
The genomic region above belongs to Kribbella solani and contains:
- a CDS encoding R3H domain-containing nucleic acid-binding protein encodes the protein MQNEAEQSASTNSGNNGGADDRLKALEAESDIAADYLEELLDIADLDGDIDMDIDGDRAAVSIVGAELNNLVGENGKVLEALQELTRLAVYRETGERSRLMLDVSNYRANRKAELEEVGRKAVDEAKASGTPVRLDPMTPFERKVVHDVVAAAGLTSESEGEEPRRRVVVQP
- the rsmG gene encoding 16S rRNA (guanine(527)-N(7))-methyltransferase RsmG is translated as MEKLFPRAAVRLSAYAELLATEGTLRGLIGPREVPRLWDRHLLNCAVVERLVPEDASVADVGTGAGLPGIVLAIVRPDLQVSLVEPLLRRTTFLQEAVDVLELDNATVVRARAEDLPPASYDVVTSRAVAPLGKLARWCLPLCVEGGLMLAMKGSSAEEEVDASERELTKLGAELWHIHQLGGEELAQPTTVVSIVAGRAAGGSRHGRRGR
- the yidC gene encoding membrane protein insertase YidC; its protein translation is MTPLYWAVSALLVGWHWLLGQVLDPNGGWAWALSIAGLTIVIRTILIPLFVKQIRSSRNMQLLQPKMKELQKKYGHDREKLGQEMMKLYKETGTNPFSSCLPLLLQSPIFLALFRVLDYAAKGQWHSEIMKPYVNSLQHAKIFGAEISQTFLKASGAGSGNVKVVAIVLIILMTATMFTTQLQLMRKNMPKEALTGQAAQMQKIMLYVFPIFFLIGGFNFPIGVLIYWFVSNLWTMGQQFYVIRRNPAPGTPAYDAMQERKRHHNVRHGKPADEGVPGTTDTDTATETDRRPAQRQQPKRQSRSDRRGGSGSTGTSGSNASDNGQTAASASQDAPQGQETTPKKTQAGGAKRQPAGKKGSGAKRQPAAKSAAQKKAAQKRSGGSR